In Arvicanthis niloticus isolate mArvNil1 chromosome 4, mArvNil1.pat.X, whole genome shotgun sequence, a single window of DNA contains:
- the Gprin3 gene encoding G protein-regulated inducer of neurite outgrowth 3, whose product MGTVPDPLRVTKASIVAASEKEKSRGELQSVSEQPARSDKNASGIGNAPAELGLRLDTAAQALMQACVHESSQQDMASPDVFNKAEHVSPEQKTPDDSQFQGSKELTAPDPNATAEKELISVPFLVSAVQHTHHAIQSDPPNASTCPVPEESLVKSEANSNSEKPEKSSCPTRVTCCSSKNEVLCDFPSPENSQRIVQTPDIAMRIHSSPSADGPVVEGQKAINNTTVASSEHPAKGGSSENKQPSATASDTTAEKSENSPLSSLTNREATCSSESRQAQLPAQHLVSRFKEASTMTCQAESETKEVPGRAWQDAEVQAVASVESRSVSTSPSILPAFLKENPAPELNGQEQLRVICHGKGSGSHLLELSNNMVDPQESRQCPSIVPQVHIQSAVATPAAFKGGCKPVSQPAEGLKSPLSHVASSQNPDTEEDLQSSTSKRATSRQLAGTNPDSQKASPIGQISLLAGNQSEINQGLGNSGPREPEFVGKATNDHKAEPGCKPSNSRGGANKDHPPESLDPTDKRGAKDKKPASPLIVKDPAPGATSTLDAKIVLLNPKSQGNEGEGPEVNPAPSPGRKSQQNTLEEHRQTQTVTSLSLPSDGTSDWSPGSGKRTPSRSVKASPRRGSRVSEFLKELNVTAAAAQVGLTPGEKKKQLGADSKLQLKQSKRVRDVVWDDQGMTWEVYGASLDPESLGVAIQNHLQRQIREHEKLVKTQSGQTRRSISSDSSSSKKLKGRQQGVLQSMLQNLRRPNCCVRPAPSSVLD is encoded by the coding sequence ATGGGGACTGTACCTGACCCTCTGAGGGTGACTAAAGCTTCAATAGTGGCAGCTTCTGAGAAGGAAAAATCTCGAGGGGAACTGCAGAGTGTCTCAGAACAACCAGCTCGGTCAGATAAGAATGCTAGTGGCATTGGCAATGCTCCTGCAGAACTCGGCCTCAGGCTCGATACAGCTGCTCAGGCCCTGATGCAAGCTTGTGTGCATGAGTCCAGCCAGCAAGACATGGCATCTCCTGATGTCTTCAATAAAGCAGAGCACGTGTCTCCCGAACAGAAAACACCTGATGACTCCCAGTTTCAAGGAAGCAAGGAGTTAACAGCACCAGATCCAAATGCTACCGCAGAAAAGGAACTTATCTCTGTGCCATTTTTAGTGTCTGCAGTCCAGCACACTCACCATGCCATTCAAAGTGACCCACCAAATGCTAGCACCTGTCCAGTACCTGAAGAGTCCTTGGTGAAATCAGAGGCAAACTCAAACAGTGAGAAACCTGAAAAGTCAAGTTGTCCTACCAGGGTCACTTGTTGCAGCAGCAAAAATGAAGTGCTCTGTGATTTTCCTTCTCCAGAAAACAGCCAGAGAATCGTACAGACTCCTGATATAGCAATGAGGATTCACTCATCCCCTTCTGCAGACGGACCTGTGGTGgaaggacagaaagccatcaataACACCACAGTGGCGTCCAGTGAACATCCAGCAAAAGGGGGAAGCTCAGAGAACAAACAGCCCTCTGCCACTGCCTCGGACACTACAGCTGAAAAGTCAGAAAACTCTCCACTCTCCTCCCTCACCAACAGAGAGGCCACATGTTCTTCAGAATCAAGGCAGGCACAGCTGCCAGCACAGCATCTAGTGTCAAGGTTCAAAGAAGCTAGTACAATGACCTGCCAAGCTGAAAGTGAGACCAAGGAAGTCCCTGGCAGGGCTTGGCAAGATGCTGAGGTGCAGGCAGTGGCAAGTGTGGAGAGCCGGTCTGTCTCTACCAGCCCCAGTATCCTTCCCGCATTCTTAAAGGAAAATCCTGCTCCGGAGCTCAATGGGCAAGAGCAGCTGCGTGTCATTTGCCATGGCAAGGGCAGTGGAAGCCACTTGTTGGAACTCTCTAACAACATGGTAGATCCCCAGGAGTCAAGACAGTGCCCCAGCATTGTACCACAGGTGCATATCCAGTCAGCTGTTGCCACTCCTGCAGCTTTCAAAGGGGGATGCAAACCAGTGAGCCAACCAGCTGAAGGCCTTAAATCCCCACTGAGCCATGTGGCCTCCAGTCAAAATCCGGATACAGAGGAAGACCTGCAGTCTTCAACAAGCAAAAGGGCAACCTCCAGACAGCTTGCAGGTACTAATCCTGACTCCCAGAAAGCTAGTCCCATTGGCCAGATTTCCCTCTTGGCAGGGAATCAATCTGAGATAAATCAGGGGTTGGGGAACTCTGGACCCAGGGAACCTGAATTTGTAGGGAAAGCTACAAATGACCACAAAGCAGAGCCAGGCTGCAAACCATCCAATTCCCGTGGAGGTGCCAACAAAGACCACCCCCCGGAGAGCTTGGACCCCACTGATAAAAGAGGTGCAAAGGACAAGAAGCCTGCTTCTCCTCTTATTGTGAAAGACCCTGCACCCGGAGCCACCAGCACCCTAGATGCCAAAATCGTACTGCTAAATCCTAAATCTCAAGGAAATGAAGGTGAGGGACCGGAAGTCAATCCTGCACCCTCCCCGGGGAGGAAGAGCCAACAGAACACCTTGGAAGAACACAGGCAGACCCAGACAGTCACAAGCCTGAGCCTGCCATCAGATGGCACAAGTGACTGGAGCCCAGGCTCTGGTAAGAGGACCCCTTCTCGCTCGGTCAAGGccagcccgcgcaggggcagccgGGTCAGCGAGTTCCTGAAGGAGCTCAATGTGACAGCTGCTGCTGCCCAGGTCGGGCTCACacctggagagaagaagaaacagttGGGTGCAGACTCCAAGCTGCAGCTGAAACAGTCCAAGCGAGTGAGGGACGTGGTGTGGGATGACCAGGGCATGACCTGGGAAGTGTATGGTGCTTCCTTGGACCCAGAGTCCCTTGGAGTTGCCATCCAGAACCATTTACAAAGACAAATTAGGGAACATGAGAAGTTAGTTAAAACACAAAGTGGCCAGACTCGAAGATCTATTTCCTCAGATTCTTCTTCAAGTAAGAAGCTTAAAGGGAGACAACAGGGTGTTCTGCAGTCCATGCTGCAAAACTTGCGGCGCCCCAATTGCTGTGTCCGCCCTGCCCCGTCCTCTGTGCTGGACTAA